A region of Ahaetulla prasina isolate Xishuangbanna chromosome 12, ASM2864084v1, whole genome shotgun sequence DNA encodes the following proteins:
- the LOC131184351 gene encoding myosin IC heavy chain-like encodes MSCKKEAEGGAALPCCQWEKLKASPGGGTQKGPGPSRGRGGSAAALRGSPPPGKRCASGAARRPGAAGGASSATGGEGRAAPPASPVWFLNARVVLHPPSGPQGSGLPRHRQLSPQGSDPCWPPCCD; translated from the exons ATGAGTTGTAAAAAAGAGGCGGAGGGCGGAGCTGCCCTGCCCTGCTGCCAATGGGAGAAGTTGAAGGCCTCTCCGGGTGGGGGGACGCAGAAGGGCCCGGGCCCCAGCCGAGGGCGCGGGGGTTCGGCGGCTGCCCTCCGGGGCTCCCCGCCGCCCGGGAAACGCTGCGCCTCAGGAGCCGCAAGAAGGCCGGGCGCAGCGGGAGGGGCCTCCTCTGCGACGGGCGGAGAGGGCAGGGCGGCCCCGCCGGCTTCGCCTGTGTGGTTCTTGAATGCGCGGGTGGTATTGCACCCCCCGAGCGGCCCTCAA GGCTCCGGCCTCCCAAGACACAGGCAGCTCAGCCCCCAGGGAAGCGATCCTTGCTGGCCTCCGTGCTGTGACTGA